In Phoenix dactylifera cultivar Barhee BC4 chromosome 1, palm_55x_up_171113_PBpolish2nd_filt_p, whole genome shotgun sequence, the genomic stretch GATGCTATTTAAGATGATTCAAGTGTGGGAACACGGAgcttaagaaaaacaaaaaagatttttattttctattcaaATGAGGATGCCACATGAAGAACTGCAAGAAGAGAGTTCTTTTGCGAACCAGCAGTCAATAAATAATAGTAAAAATACAACAAAAATCTTGTCAGCTAGTATATCATCACTAAGAGTAGAAGCAGGTTTTTTGTCTTGGGGGTTTTGGGGGACTGTGGCACCTATTACTTAATGCATAACTTTTGTATGTGAATCTAGGTTTACCTATTATTTTCTTTCTGGTTGTTCACTCCTTGCCGTTATCTCAGTGTCTAAGGTTAAAGCTTATGTTTTTCCCCCACTAATCTCACAATTATCTTTTGTGAAAGCGGGTAGGAAGATATGTAATATATGACTACATTACAAAGATTTGGTGAGAGAGTGGGCATCACTATTTGTGTGTTCAGTAGCTTCACAACTCACAACTCACAAGTATATCACACAATGTTTTATGCATATTAAAATGGTAACCATGGGATGTTAACTTAGCCTTTTGAATTTCGTTTGATGAGGcagcccaaaaatactattAAGACACATGCAAAGTGCGCACATCCACAATAGGAAACATAATTAAAAATCTTAAATCATGTTCAAACTTTCACATGAAGAATAGTTTACCTATATTCAAAAGAATAAACTATTAATTCTTAATCCCTTCCAATCTGGTAACATGCCTCTCCTTCCTCATATCAGGTTTTTCAGCAAAATCTCAACATACTTTTAGTTTGTGTAATAATAAATCTTTGACGTTTGGATGTCTAGGTTAAATTAGATATTCAACTCAACAATATAAGCATTATTTgggaaaaataaatttcattaaAGAACAGTGTATTTTATTAGCTAGAGGGAATCTTGTTTTTATTGAAAATTTATTGAAAATTAAAACAACAGGGAGATCATATATGTGTGCAATTTTGCTATTATTGTTGATAAAACAACTAATCTTTAATGATGTTATAAACCACCACCAGGAAGTGAATAGAACATGAAACCAAGCAGTGGGAGGAGAGTGAGATCTTGAACCATGTGCTTGTTGAAAAATGAGCCAGTTCCATCCAAAGGGTGGGAGTAAGAAGCCCACAGAGAGAGATGGACAGAAAATCATGGTACTTGTGATGGATCTTGAGGAAAATAAACCATGAAGCCATAGATGACTGGATTCCTGTAGCATTGAGGAAATTCGGGCATGAGAGATGTTATGAGAGAGATATGAGGTACCATGAGGAGAAGGGGGTGGGGGTGttgggaggagggagggagtgAGAGAGATGCTTTAGAATTATAGGAATTGGTGGGGCAGTTTGACACCATAGTTTTGGAAGTAAAGAGGTAATGCATGAAAGTGATTCAAACTCATAAAAGTGGATATAAGGTTCACTTATCTTGAACATAGAACAGGAAGGCAGTTGGGAATTAGGGGGTCACAAATAGCAGAGGAGGGGTAGAAATTTTTTTCCTGGAGTCAAGGGGGCACGTGCACCCTGTCTTTACCCCTAAGTATTTCCAAGTACCAGGGAGTGGTCTGTCTTCAaaagacaacaaaaaaaaaagaccacgCTTTACAGGGGactgaaaaataaggatatgcgTCTATATTGAAGAAAAGGTTGCTAAAGGATGTTAGATAAGCAATCACGTTCTGATGTCTTATACACCCATCTTCATAACTGAAATTTCAAAATGATGTCTAATTTAACCCTTCCTATTAAAAGGATTTTGTTTCAATTCCCTCCAAAGCACCTCCTTCAATACCATCTTATTTTCAATCTAGTTTTTTTGCCAAACTATTAATATTTCATGCCATACTTTCCCAGGAATTAGCAGTCTGTTGTGGTATCATATGGTCTGACTTGATTGTAaagtttgtattttaattttctacTCCAAAAGATGCGGCCAATCAAAGTGCAGAAGCACGGACATATGATTTTGTCACTGTTTCACTTAAGCACCAGGATGATCTTtgcctcctttttctttatcaTAGTTGCCAAATTGCATGCTGAATGGCTAGTGAGTTTAAACAATTACTGACTCATGAGCACTTGTCTAGAATGGTATTCCTGTCTTCTGCCCGGCATTAACTGATGGATCATTGGGGGACATGTTGTATTGCCATTCAGTCCAGAAACCAGGTTTACTTATTGATATCGTGCAAGGTAAAAGAATTTCTTCAGTTTCCAAGCTGGTCAATTTTCATTTTCAACCATGCTCATTTCATCATGCAGATATATGTGCAATGAATGGAGAAGCTGTTCATGCAAGCCCTAGAAAGACTGGGATCATTGTTCTTGGTGGGGGGCTCCCAAAGCACCATATATGTAACGCCAACATGTTACGCAATGGTGCAGATTATGTTGTTTACATCAACACAGCACAGGAGTTTGATGGGAGTGATTCTGGAGCACGGCCTGATGAGGCAGTTTCATGGGGAAAAATAAAAGGTTCTGCAAAAACTATTAAAGTATGTTCTTTATCTGCTTCATCCTTTCCATTCTTTCCTCTCCTACTGTTTCTTTTTTAGTATCACagaactttgttttaatatgatTTGCCCCCCTACTTCCGTAGATTTGTACCTTGACTTGTTTAATGATCTGCTAGTTTACCAATCTGCAAGATTTGTATGGGTTAATTGTCATGATATTAGCAACTATTTGTTTTACTTTTGATCAACAGTAGGAAAGACATTGAACATCTTATTGGGGGTTTACTTTGAACAGGGCATTCTCACAATGGGACTAATAAAGGTTATGACAGAGTAAACTGACACATCAGTTTAGCAGATTGAAAATTAACAGACAGTTGCTGAGTAAAGGAAAATGTAGTTGAAGATCATATTACAACCACTGCAACTAGCTGAAGCAACCAATGTTCGCTAGATTGGTATTTGGTGTCGTGCCGGTGTCTACTGCTTCAGTATGGTACCAGTATGTGTTTTACCGATCGAGGCATACtagaaggggggagagagagggagaatggagaggggggaggagagggaaggggggagagagaggaagtaagGGATGGGTGTACCTCCAATATCATCGTCATTGTCGGCAGCATGGtgagagggaagagagagagagcgatggTGGTCCATGGTCGTCATTGGTGATGGCGGCGGTGATGGAATCCTAGCCCTAGCAAGGAAATCGCTAGAGAGGAGAGGAGTCACAATGTGTGAGACGCAAGGAGGATTGGGAGAGAGGGGGCCGCAAGaggcaagagaggagaggaggttaGGGGGAGTGGGAGAAAGGGGAGAGGCAAGGAGGATCGAGCGAGTAGGTAGAGAATCAAGGACTCGAGCGAGGGGAGGAGATTATAAAGTCTCGAACTATTCAATTCGACTTGGAACAGCTTGAAAACTTAGCAGAACCGAATAGTCAGCCCGGTTTAAGCCAGTTTTAACCTAGGACCAAATTGAATGGCTGAACCATCCCAATTCCTGGCTAATCTAGTTTAACTTTGAATTGCCCATTTTGGGATGGCTCGAGAGACCCTGGTCTTGACAGAGGAAAAAGATGTTCTAAATGGGTACTAGGATGAAATATTAGGTAGGCCGATAGAAGAAGAATTTGAAACTTACTCTTGAAGGAACTAATTTTTCTGGGATTCGATGATTGGATCTTTAGTGCGAGAATATCCAAGAGTAATGGACCattaaaatgaaatgaaattGCTCATTTAGAATACTATGCATCTCTGATTGGATATACGCACCTCTTTACCCTGTGACTCATAAGATTTATTAGAGAGCTTGTACCACCGAAAAAAGGCTCCGACCTTTGACCACTCAGCCACGTAGAGGTTACCCTATCAACCCCTATCTCCGAGGCAGGCCAGGAAAGCCTGCTTCGCTCAAAATGCATTCATAAACTTCCTATGAAATTTTGTGGATTATAGCTCAGCAAAAGACATTTCATAATTTGTGCACTTTGGTGTAATAATGAAggacaaaataaaaattttaaaatgcaaTGCATGGGGCCACATATGTGGCCGCATGCATTGTTGGCCCTTGATGGCACTGCTTGCCCTATATGCGGTCAGGCTGCAAACGGGCTGGAAAATGGTTCACTTGGCACCGGACAGAATTGCAGATGTACATGCAGCAAGTTTAGAATTGTACAACTGCAACTTTGgcataccattttttttttgagagggaGAGATTAGCAGGGGCTAATCCTCACCTTTCTACCCTTTATGCATCCATCCATCGAAGGCTGTAATATAATCCCTGCCCCCGTGCCTAAGCGGACATAAATATCATTGTGAATTGCATATTTAGCCCTTTTAGCATTATGTGACCACATGTGTGTCCCTCTTGTGTAGGCCATGCGAATGGGGCAAGTTTATGTAGATGATTAGGTTAGAGATAGGTTCCGGAATGACAACCAACTCGTTTTGCCTCATCAGCCATGCCACATGGCTCTTCTATAATTTGGTTCAACTATCATattccttccttctttcctcATCAAGGAGCCAGCCACTTACTGGAGTTTGGGATATAAATTTATGATGCCTTTTTCCTTTTGAGATAAATTATAACTCAGTTTTCTGAGATTAGGAATGAAATAGTGGCTTTTCCTTTAGTCATTCAACACTCATCTTTCCCTTCCCTTTCCCTTCCCCGTATTCCTTGTTTGTCATCTTATTTTGCTGTACTTTTGCTTTATTTGCACTGTTTTGCTAGAAATCTCAATCTCACTTATTTCATATGCACTAGCTCTTTGCTTAAGTTTATTGTTGTCTAGCAGCAAATACAGTATACTTGATCATTAATCTCAAGATTCATGCCTAATATTTTATCCTCAGAAAAAAGATCCATgcttaatatttttgattttgtccGTCTTGTGATGCGGAACGCCTTCTCTCTATTACAGCAGTGCTGGGGAACCTGAAAGAGTTGTATTCTAATACTTCAGATTGTGATAGTCAGACTCAGCATCATTACGTGTAGAGATTTATGGGCGGCACCTAGAAATCTCCTGAGAGCTATAAAAATATCCATTCAAAAGCCCTCCTAGCCCTTTCTTGAGCAGCCTAACCCTAGAATTTTAGAATCATATGGCAAGAAAATGTCATCATTTTTGTCATTATATAGTCTTAATAGCTTGATGGAACGATAGTGTTTGAACTATCTGGGCAGGACTAGTCAACATCAAGACTCATGCTTATACTTGACAGCCAGTCCAGTACCATTTTTTCTCGACATATTAGGGGACTGGAAGATTACATATTGTGGATGAATTTGAGataaactaataggaagattgGATCTAGAAGAGGATGAAGGAGAATTAAGATTTAAATGAAGAGCAATAAAAAAAGGTCATAAGTAGTGATGGAGCAGAGAGGAATATGAGATCCTGAGTAAAGGTTTCGAACTGTTATAATATAAAGACAACAGACAGCAAGATATGCACAGATAGTTTGAGTTTCAATAATATATGTCATAACAGGAAGGCATCAAATGGAAAACAGCTAGGAATCCTTAGATAGTTCAAGCGCAAGCAGTAATATTTTACCAGAAAGCATTTAAATTTCACATCAAGTTCTCTAACTATGATTTAccatcatatatattttttgagaaaTCATTTTTCCATTATTCTGGCTCAAGGAACGTTTGAAACAATTCTTATCCAGTGCCTGTAATAAGTTAACAATTGCAAATTGAACCTTGTGAAACTGAACAATTTTTCAGCAAAGCaaatagaaaagaaatgaagacaCTGATTCTCAAGGCGTATGTTTGCATTACAAAGTAAACTCAGGACCACCTTCATTGCCAGTTGAGTTGATGGAGTCTTGCTAAGGTAATAATGGAGTTGGAGAAAGATACGAAACAAGAGACTTAAGGGTCTTGCTTAACTTGCAAGATATATGTGGTTTCTTTTACATAGAAAATTTGAAAAGCTCATGCTGTCAGTCGGTTTCTCCTATTCTGCAAAGTTGCTAAATTTGATTCCTTTGGTTTGATCTTATTCTGGCAATTCTCAATGTCATGCTGAAACCAAACAGGTTCATTGTGATGCAACAATTGCTTTTCCTTTGCTGGTGGCTGCAACATTTGCGCGAAGGTTGCAGGAAGGGACTAGCACCATTTAACCTTGGAGCCCATGCAAGGTTGTTGTTGTTTGGATATAGGATTGTGGCTTCATTTGCTTATGATCCTCACTGTTGTATTCTTGTGTTTCTAAATCTTGATCAGTATTCAGCTCACAAGTTCGAACAAACAATTCTTCATTTGCTTATTTTTTGTTTCCATGGTTTTTCTTTCAACAGCAGAGTCATGTAGTATCAGTCAATTTTCGCTCCCCAACCAGTATTGCCCTTTTCTTCCCTTGTTCCTTTCCATGTTGGTGGAATCACTTTCTCTACAAAAACATGAAGTTAAATGAACTGCAACTAGACGAATCAAGCTGGAATATACCGAGGTTCTCACCCATCCACACTTCAAGGTCCTCCCGGGAAAGgtaaatctgaaaacttgttcatTATTGGTAAGATCCAATATGCCACTCCATGGATGATTTGGATAGGCATCACATCATTTTGTATCTGAACATGCTCAAGCATGAAAACCAAATAATTAGCCTGTAATTTATTCTCTTTGATTGGGCAATGCAACGTATATTTAGTAGCATTTCTATGTGCAATAACTTGATCTTTTCAACTGATGAGACTAATGCCACTTGTGCAACGAGTTGGTACTCTTTATGTCTTCAGAAATTGTCATGCGTCTGAATCGGGGTGGGCCGGAGGGCACTGTTTCCATAGCAAAATAGCTGACAAGGAAATCTCGTGAACCCCCATTTCATAGTTTGTCATTCAAATACTCGGAATGCAAGGAGGTTCCGTAGCACTAGCTACCTTATTAGAATTGTAATCTATGTTTCAATACTcaaattttcttttgagatgGAATAAAATTTAGTTGGCG encodes the following:
- the LOC103721451 gene encoding deoxyhypusine synthase isoform X2 codes for the protein MVDVLVTTAGGIEEDLIKCLAPTYKGDFSLPGAHLRSKGLNRIGNLLVPNDNYCKFEDWIMPIFDQMLLEQSTENVIWTPSKVIARLGKEINDGCSYLYWAHKNGIPVFCPALTDGSLGDMLYCHSVQKPGLLIDIVQDICAMNGEAVHASPRKTGIIVLGGGLPKHHICNANMLRNGADYVVYINTAQEFDGSDSGARPDEAVSWGKIKGSAKTIKVHCDATIAFPLLVAATFARRLQEGTSTI